One segment of Anastrepha obliqua isolate idAnaObli1 chromosome 3, idAnaObli1_1.0, whole genome shotgun sequence DNA contains the following:
- the LOC129242199 gene encoding uncharacterized protein LOC129242199 — protein sequence MESHPDLAKNFSKGDRVADEEKWKELTTLLNAEGPPQKDVNGWKKIWSDWKGCIRKKVAHNNLESRATGGGPFNKHVLTSNEECVARTCGIFAAVEGISHSRSFGTEENNSAIESEEERPQTSREAVATPRAAKRPRVSTQDSLQSCMATQSSCMEKISTTLDNICENQHKIAKSQENEREEIRRLRRAVEKQNELLAEQNRLKTQSIEQKQRHYLKMEQLQQETQ from the exons atggaatctcatccagatttggcgaagaatttttcgaagggcgacagagttgctgatgaggaaaagtggaaagagctaacgacgctgctaaatgcagaagggccgccccaaaaagatgttaatggatggaaaaaa ATATGGTCTGACTGGAAGGGGTGCATTCGGAAAAAGGTTGCCCATAACAATCTAGAATCGAGGGCAACAGGAGGTGGACCCTTTAATAAGCATGTACTGACGAGCAACGAAGAATGTGTTGCAAGAACTTGTGGAATTTTTGCAGCCGTTGAGGGCATAAGCCATTCTAGAAGCTTTGggacagaagaaaataatagcGCTATCGAATCTGAGGAAGAACGTCCCCAAACAAGTAGGGAAGCGGTGGCTACCCCGAGAGCTGCAAAAAGGCCACGAGTGTCAACGCAGGACAGCCTTCAGTCGTGTATGGCAACGCAATCTagttgtatggagaaaatatcCACCACTTTAGATAACATTTGCGAAAACCAACACAAGATTGCAAAATCGCAGGAAAATGAAAGGGAAGAGATTCGACGACTTCGTCGTGCTgttgagaaacaaaatgaattgctgGCAGAGCAAAATCGCTTGAAGACTCAAAGTATAGAGCAAAAGCAAAGACATTACCTCAAAATGGAGCAGTTGCAACAGGAAACA caATAG